The Lycium barbarum isolate Lr01 chromosome 12, ASM1917538v2, whole genome shotgun sequence genome includes a region encoding these proteins:
- the LOC132625094 gene encoding alpha-farnesene synthase-like produces MILSQTMACRNIMSILSTMQTQKLYTTKKQSHPEKRISTYKPNTWKYDHLLSLTSQYSEEKYKVQAEKLKEEVSCTFSNTHDPMALLELIDRIDKLALSGYFEDETKEALEKIVMCMNSGVNYSSSKEEDLYATALCFRLLREHGYHASQDMLKDFFDGKGKLVTKKVSDIKTLLELLEGSYLSMDGENLLNDKNLKSILSISPDIDSFTNSLNYPLARRVRWYDVRKHIYAQDVLEGNNNPMLLKLAKLNFNIIQATHQKDLKDVIRWWRNLSIVEDLYFTRDRIVESFFYAVGIASEPQHGSMRKWLTKVIQLILIIDDVYDIYGSLADVQKFTRAIEKWDANEVQLLPECMQICFRALDDTMQEISFEIQEQKCGSSALPYLKQVWVNFCKSLLVEAMWYRKGHIPTLAEYLDNGLISSSGPLLSFHVMFGLTNEIISERLDLCANFQEIVYHTSIIIRLCNDQGTSAAELERGDVASSILCYMQEENVSEDVAREHIESIILDSWKKINYHFSTLSTSHRKLVKHVINEARMAYVMYQFGDGFGVQDGKTRDEVLFNLFEPIT; encoded by the exons ATGATACTATCTCAAACCATGGCTTGCAGAAACATTATGTCCATTTTATCCACCATGCAGACACAGAAACTTTACACTACGAAAAAACAAAGTCATCCTGAAAAGAGGATTTCTACCTATAAACCAAACACTTGGAAATATGATCATCTGCTTTCTCTTACAAGTCAATATTCT GAAGAGAAGTACAAAGTTCAAGCTGAGAAGCTAAAAGAGGAAGTGAGTTGCACATTTTCAAACACT catgacccaa TGGCCCTTCTAGAGCTTATAGACAGAATTGACAAGCTTGCCCTCAGTGGTTACTTCGAGGATGAAACCAAGGAAGCTTTGGAAAAGATTGTTATGTGCATGAATAGTGGTGTTAATTATTCAAGCTCAAAGGAGGAGGATCTCTATGCCACTGCATTGTGCTTCAGGCTCCTCAGGGAACATGGCTACCATGCTTCACAAG ATATGTTAAAGGACTTCTTCGATGGCAAAGGGAAACTCGTGACAAAGAAAGTCTCAGATATCAAAACATTATTGGAGCTTTTGGAAGGATCATATCTGAGCATGGATGGTGAAAATTTACTAAACGACAAAAACCTCAAGAGTATTTTATCTATATCACCGGATATTGACAGTTTTACTAATAGCTTGAATTATCCGTTGGCAAGAAGAGTAAGATGGTATGACGTTAGAAAACACATATATGCCCAAGATGTACTAGAAGGCAACAATAATCCAATGTTGCTCAAGTTAGCAAAACTTAACTTCAATATAATTCAAGCCACGCACCAAAAAGATCTCAAAGATGTAAT CAGATGGTGGAGGAATCTTTCCATAGTTGAAGATTTGTACTTTACAAGGGACAGGATAGTAGAAAGCTTCTTCTACGCTGTAGGAATTGCCTCTGAGCCTCAACATGGAAGCATGAGAAAATGGCTCACCAAAGTGATTCAATTAATTTTAATTATAGATGATGTTTATGATATTTACGGTTCATTAGCTGATGTGCAGAAATTTACTCGTGCCATAGAGAA GTGGGATGCAAATGAAGTACAACTGTTACCAGAGTGTATGCAGATCTGTTTCAGAGCATTGGATGATACAATGCAAGAGATATCGTTTGAAATTCAAGAACAAAAGTGTGGATCCTCAGCATTACCTTATCTGAAACAAGTG TGGGTCAACTTCTGTAAATCATTGCTGGTGGAAGCTATGTGGTACCGCAAAGGCCATATACCAACACTTGCAGAGTATCTTGATAATGGGTTGATCTCATCCTCCGGTCCATTGCTCTCCTTTCATGTGATGTTTGGTCTGacaaatgaaataataagtgaAAGGCTTGATTTATGCGCAAATTTCCAAGAAATTGTTTACCACACTTCAATTATAATTCGACTTTGCAATGACCAGGGTACCTCAGCG GCGGAACTAGAGAGAGGTGATGTTGCTTCATCAATTTTATGTTACATGCAAGAGGAAAATGTGTCAGAGGATGTAGCTAGAGAGCATATCGAAAGCATAATCTTGGATTCCTGGAAGAAGATCAATTACCATTTTAGTACGCTTTCTACATCACATAGGAAACTTGTTAAGCATGTAATAAACGAGGCACGAATGGCCTATGTCATGTACCAATTTGGGGATGGATTTGGGGTTCAAGATGGCAAAACTCGGGATGAGGTCCTGTTCAACTTGTTTGAACCCATTACATAA